One genomic region from Drosophila busckii strain San Diego stock center, stock number 13000-0081.31 chromosome 3R, ASM1175060v1, whole genome shotgun sequence encodes:
- the LOC108602452 gene encoding outer dense fiber protein 3 — protein sequence MTARKPLGPGPGAYQLPTLVGYEKHDNRKLRNPQYSFGARTNMLGADPGPGPGAYQVDKWTRYGKGGGLQYTMAPQTRIIDKRVAPGPGAHDVHIKPFHKGVNAPAYSIAARNDFSFKKYGPGPSAYKFEIQPIRPQAPIYSMGIQTKLNRKGDSPGPAAYGATDINVKLNRAPQYSMRPPCYIKGENVGPGPIHYNLMYYRPGKTRPAYSFGVHHSPYAPPMIVRCDNM from the exons ATGACTGCAAGAAAACCGTTgg GTCCTGGTCCAGGAGCCTATCAGCTGCCTACACTTGTGGGCTATGAAAAGCATGATAACCGTAAGCTGCGCAATCCGCAATACTCCTTTGGAGCGCGCACAAACATGCTTGGGGCTGATCCTGGCCCAGGACCGGGTGCTTATCAGGTGGATAAGTGGACTCGTTATGGCAAAGGAGGAGGCCTACAGTATACAATGGCTCCTCAGACTAGAATAATAGATAAACGAGTTGCTCCTGGTCCTGGCGCACATGACGTGCATATAAAGCCTTTCCACAAGGGTGTCAATGCGCCAGCGTATTCAATAGCAGCACGGAATGACTTTAGCTTCAAGAAATACGGGCCCGGCCCGAGTGcttacaaatttgaaatacaaCCAATCCGACCGCAAGCACCCATTTACAGCAT GGGTATTCAAACAAAACTTAATCGCAAAGGCGATTCGCCTGGTCCAGCTGCTTATGGTGCCACCGATATTAATGTCAAATTGAATCGTGCGCCCCAGTATTCGATGCGACCCCCGTGTTATATTAAAGGAGAAAATGTTGGTCCTGGCCCAATTCATTATAATCTAATGTATTATCGTCCAGGCAAAACAAGACCTGCATATTCGTTCGGTGTGCATCATTCGCCTTATGCCCCACCCATGATTGTTAGATGTGACAATATGTAA
- the LOC108603458 gene encoding (E3-independent) E2 ubiquitin-conjugating enzyme UBE2O isoform X1, translated as MQFTIGNMLSQVSGAAPSNGGTQLEPGAVTTPLPIASEAGAAAQPTANSTTKAAEKKQEEGENTLRPTNSRKSGGGSVMSRNSAGNREFQFFFEDEVFRIDRKGRVRFGVITGTAETYSSDDEEEDANEALGKGDVRVAFYPDGKETVRAEKSIGLADRTLMPGDVVRRRLPGQKQMSGQAGYVRDVSVRADVKVLGTKYVIRNVPSERLRPISEWVRDIPVCLGNWIGYTVNVDETAVLRSNYGALVEISSVDFHKFKDAFGPSDREVFSPSVYYPNNVVIGRLPPLDRVTNLTPDLHLPTNRKRRSMYTVESVKTTSVTVAWTFKTTPQFDCGHETDPLKQPKSCIKGEELANVKRLNIYESYMLQIHDRFYLKYSKCDRLVKQTGWENEQAKLYQGIFLRQKSDGENIEQLVNSSALASSPAVPSSSRTSHLAKLRRMNVKSSLQRLNRSQSDNDSAKKQRTSYDDPVDSIDEDIEDDSTPEVHDVAESTESTTESIGTAPTNTEQPSSAVNSYASQAARIVFRNFKRRPNKKKSRPSKKSLFPKNDNDPKDGDEMVVETLVVYSTLTVVWQDGTVENSIPSTELYPIHHLDNHEFFPGDFVSKANNYSPSPMDYGVIQSVDHDERIAKVKWFNIYGNMSNPVPSCRETEELSVYDLRDHADYQYRPGTMVIRVSNFTGEDLNSTAGQVIDNYPDGRVRVWWAKGHITMCYPQDLFEIHQSDQEHDGYETEETDNSWETQSDNSRSLEVSASMGSLDVEEHIISGIDRANEAIHRLEKILMALPQERKAEVLHDLLAVYKNCRMLDRFLKTEFFHVDYFQGILCEKELDQANNSATAAQATPSDERLAQMDTAQTAIAAAAHQVAVSVSELVGPIDGRPLMSTGIKIELPTPGQTTSTPNKRKSSTHVDEVQCKKSSERINIDTTQQVELLSNIALSESETQLGYSELLNKFRKEYTDMIKNARASIAKAFEKRKVDKQNDSGVHSRTENSSSDFTMSNDAKDTGEEKEKFLENVQADVNIEFANTDSDICEVFCFLLQEQMAKCKEAILETFSKNKLREKDSDEQPASDAEECTEASEPAPGSNPERDEAMEEQPLNMNALSESLPALETPTACSSPSPTVELPAIPSKPCFTVLPNAPAAHSFIDNVIHPNSKSLYQRAVHREYAMLQASLPPGVSVRTYEDRMDLMSVMMVGPKRTPYENALFFFDFQMGADYPKSPPTCHYISYCTERLNPNLYEEGKVCVSLLGTWSGKDSEVWSPHSTMLQVLVSIQGLILVDEPYYNEAGYEKQRGTQLGNENSRVYNEMAIIKIAHSTVKQLQKPPLIFRKELIEHFTEFGNELHNRMLAWSEYSSEAQRLKITSIKDMPEHHLAPCEMPEFPLLPCSRGFCIAVKGVLETLKSELAALASKQSEPEAVATAPRAAPEEV; from the exons ATGCAGTTCACAATTGGTAATATGCTGAGTCAAGTTTCGGGTGCCGCACCCAGTAATGGCGGCACCCAACTGGAGCCTGGAGCGGTCACCACACCGCTACCAATCGCTTCAgaagctggtgctgctgcgcAACCAACGGCAAACAGCACGACAAAAGctgcagaaaaaaaacaagaggAGGGGGAAAATACATTGCGCCCAACAAACAGCCGCAAGTCAGGTGGCGGCTCAGTGATGTCAAGGAACTCGGCCGGCAATCGGGAGTTTCAGTTCTTTTTCGAGGATGAAGTATTTCGCATTGATCGCAAAGGGCGTGTCCGATTTGGCGTTATTACTGGCACAGCGGAAACATATTCCTCTGATGATGAAGAAGAGGATGCTAACGAAGCACTTGGCAAAGGGGACGTGCGTGTGGCCTTCTATCCAGATGGCAAGGAAACAGTGCGAGCTGAAAAATCG ATTGGTTTGGCGGATCGAACTCTTATGCCTGGAGATGTGGTGCGTCGACGGTTGCCAggccaaaaacaaatgagtGGCCAGGCAGGCTATGTGCGTGATGTAAGCGTACGCGCTGATGTCAAAGTGCTGGGCACTAAATATGTTATAAGAAATGTGCCCTCGGAACGATTGCGCCCCATTTCGGAATGGGTTCGTGATATTCCAGTTTGCCTAGGTAATTGGATTGGCTACACTGTCAACGTGGATGAAACTGCTGTATTAAG ATCCAACTATGGTGCTTTAGTTGAAATCTCATCGGTTGATTTTCACAAGTTTAAGGATGCCTTTGGACCCAGTGACCGCGAAGTGTTCAGTCCTAGCGTTTACTATCCCAATAATGTGGTTATTGGACGTTTGCCTCCATTGGACCGTGTAACAAATTTAACACCAGATTTACACTTGCCAACCAATCGCAAACGTCGCTCAATG TACACTGTGGAGTCTGTCAAAACTACGTCAGTAACTGTGGCCTGGACTTTCAAGACAACACCACAATTTGATTGTGGCCACGAGACGGATCCGCTAAAGCAACCAAAGAGCTGCATTAAGGGCGAAGAGTTGGCCAATGTGAAGCGTTTGAACATCTATGAATCGTATATGCTGCAGATTCACGATCGCTTCTACCTCAAGTATTCCAAATGCGATAGGCTTGTGAAGCAAACCGGCTGGGAGAATGAACAGG CCAAGCTTTACCAAGGTATATTCCTACGGCAGAAGAGTGATGGCGAGAATATTGAACAGTTAGTAAACTCTTCAGCACTGGCATCTTCGCCTGCGGTTCCCTCTAGCTCGCGCACATCTCATCTTGCTAAGCTGCGACGCATGAATGTTAAAAGCAGCTTGCAGCGCTTGAATCGTTCGCAAAGCGATAATGACTCCGCTAAAAAGCAGCGCACGAGTTACGATGATCCTGTGGACTCAATTGATGAGGATATCGAAGATGACTCGACACCGGAGGTTCATGATGTAGCCGAGTCTACTGAGTCGACTACCGAGTCTATTGGTACAGCGCCGACCAACACGGAGCAACCGAGCAGCGCTGTGAACTCCTATGCCTCACAGGCGGCGCGCATTGTGTTTCGAAATTTTAAGCGACGCCCCAACAAAAAGAAATCGCGTCCTAGCAAGAAGTCGTTGTTTCCCAAAAATGATAATGATCCCAAGGATGGCGATGAAATGGTAGTTGAGACACTGGTCGTGTATAGCACCCTGACGGTTGTTTGGCAGGATGGTACCGTAGAGAATAGCATACCTTCAACAGAGCTATATCCTATACATCATTTGGATAATCATGAATTCTTTCCCGGTGATTTTGTCAGCAAGGCCAATAATTATAGTCCCTCCCCGATGGACTACGGAGTCATTCAGTCTGTGGATCACGATGAGCGCATTGCCAAAGTCAAATGGTTCAACATTTACGGCAATATGAGTAATCCAgt TCCTTCGTGCAGGGAGACGGAAGAGCTTAGCGTTTACGATTTAAGAGACCATGCAGATTATCAATACCGTCCTGGTACTATGGTTATACGCGTGTCAAATTTCACGGGGGAGGATCTCAATTCGACGGCTGGACAAGTTATCGACAATTATCCCGATGGACGCGTGCGTGTTTGGTGGGCTAAAGGGCATATTACAATGTGCTATCCACAAGATCTGTTTGAGATACACCAAAGCGATCAGGAACACGATGGCTATGAAACAGAAGAGACAGATAATTCTTGGGAGACCCAATCAGATAATAGTCGCAGCCTAGAAGTGAGCGCCAGCATGGGTTCCCTTGATGTGGAGGAGCATATTATTTCAGGCATTGATCGCGCCAACGAGGCTATACATCGTCTTGAGAAAATATTAATGGCGCTACCGCAAGAGCGCAAAGCTGAAGTGCTCCACGATTTGCTGGcggtttataaaaattgtcgAATGCTCGATCGTTTCCTCAAAACAGAATTCTTTCACGTCGACTACTTCCAGGGCATATTGTGTGAAAAGGAGCTAGACCAGGCTAATAATAGTGCAACTGCTGCGCAGGCTACACCGTCAGATGAAAGGCTCGCACAAATGGATACAGCTCAGACTGCAATAGCTGCGGCCGCACATCAGGTGGCTGTCAGTGTTTCGGAGCTAGTTGGTCCCATAGATGGTAGACCCCTGATGAGTACTGGGATAAAAATTGAGTTACCAACGCCTGGACAGACTACATCGACGCCAAACAAGCGCAAGTCATCTACCCATGTGGACGAGGTGCAATGCAAGAAGAGCAGCGAGCGCATCAACATTGATACCACTCAACAGGTTGAACTGCTAAGCAATATAGCTCTCTCGGAAAGCGAGACACAGTTGGGCTACAGCGagttgcttaataaattcCGTAAGGAATATACCGATATGATAAAGAATGCGCGTGCTAGTATTGCCAAAGCGTTTGAGAAGCGCAAGGTAGATAAG CAAAACGATTCTGGCGTTCACTCGCGTACGGAGAATAGCTCTAGCGACTTCACGATGTCCAACGATGCCAAAGACACAGgcgaagagaaagagaaattCCTAGAGAATGTGCAAGCTGATGTCAACATTGAATTTGCCAATACTGATTCGGATATTTGTGAGGTGTTTTGCTTTCTGCTCCAAGAGCAAATGGCCAAGTGCAAGGAGGCCATTCTCGAGACTTTTAGCAAAAACAAGCTTCGAGAAAAGGACTCGGatgagcagccagccagcgatgCGGAGGAGTGCACTGAAGCTTCTGAGCCAGCACCTGGCAGCAACCCAGAGCGAGATGAGGCCATGGAGGAGCAACCGTTGAATATGAATGCACTCTCCGAATCGCTGCCAGCGCTCGAAACTCCAACAGCGTGCTCATCCCCATCGCCGACAGTGGAATTGCCAGCGATACCAAGCAAACCCTGCTTCACCGTGCTGCCCAATGCACCGGCTGCGCATTCTTTCATAGACAATGTCATACATCCAAACAGCAAGTCACTATATCAGCGTGCCGTGCATCGGGAATACGCCATGCTGCAGGCATCGCTACCGCCAGGCGTATCAGTGCGCACATATGAAGATCGCATGGATCTCATGTCCGTCATGATGGTAGGACCCAAGCGTACGCCCTATGAGAATGCGCTCTTCTTCTTTGACTTTCAAATGGGCGCCGATTATCCAAAGAGTCCGCCCACCTGTCATTACATAAGCTACTGCACAGAGCGCCTCAATCCGAATCTCTACGAAGAAGGCAAAGTATGTGTCTCACTATTGGGCACCTGGTCAGGCAAAGATAGCGAAGTATGGTCACCGCACAGCACCATGCTGCAGGTGCTCGTCTCTATACAGGGACTCATACTGGTCGATGAGCCCTACTATAACGAGGCGGGCTACGAAAAGCAGCGCGGCACGCAACTGGGCAACGAGAACTCGCGTGTTTACAATGAGATGGCCATCATTAAGATAGCACACTCAACTGTCAAGCAATTGCAGAAGCCTCCGCTCATCTTTCGCAAGGAACTAATAGAGCACTTTACCGAATTTGGCAATGAACTGCATAATCGCATGCTGGCCTGGTCCGAGTACTCCTCTGAAGCGCAACGACTCAAAATAACCAGCATCAAGG ATATGCCCGAGCACCATCTGGCGCCTTGCGAGATGCCTGAGTTTCCACTGTTGCCATGTAGTCGTGGCTTTTGCATTGCCGTCAAGGGTGTGCTGGAGACGCTTAAGAGCGAACTGGCTGCTCTGGCGAGCAAGCAAAGTGAGCCAGAGGCAGTTGCTACAGCGCCTCGTGCTGCACCCGAGGAAGTTTAA
- the LOC108603458 gene encoding (E3-independent) E2 ubiquitin-conjugating enzyme UBE2O isoform X2, translating to MLSQVSGAAPSNGGTQLEPGAVTTPLPIASEAGAAAQPTANSTTKAAEKKQEEGENTLRPTNSRKSGGGSVMSRNSAGNREFQFFFEDEVFRIDRKGRVRFGVITGTAETYSSDDEEEDANEALGKGDVRVAFYPDGKETVRAEKSIGLADRTLMPGDVVRRRLPGQKQMSGQAGYVRDVSVRADVKVLGTKYVIRNVPSERLRPISEWVRDIPVCLGNWIGYTVNVDETAVLRSNYGALVEISSVDFHKFKDAFGPSDREVFSPSVYYPNNVVIGRLPPLDRVTNLTPDLHLPTNRKRRSMYTVESVKTTSVTVAWTFKTTPQFDCGHETDPLKQPKSCIKGEELANVKRLNIYESYMLQIHDRFYLKYSKCDRLVKQTGWENEQAKLYQGIFLRQKSDGENIEQLVNSSALASSPAVPSSSRTSHLAKLRRMNVKSSLQRLNRSQSDNDSAKKQRTSYDDPVDSIDEDIEDDSTPEVHDVAESTESTTESIGTAPTNTEQPSSAVNSYASQAARIVFRNFKRRPNKKKSRPSKKSLFPKNDNDPKDGDEMVVETLVVYSTLTVVWQDGTVENSIPSTELYPIHHLDNHEFFPGDFVSKANNYSPSPMDYGVIQSVDHDERIAKVKWFNIYGNMSNPVPSCRETEELSVYDLRDHADYQYRPGTMVIRVSNFTGEDLNSTAGQVIDNYPDGRVRVWWAKGHITMCYPQDLFEIHQSDQEHDGYETEETDNSWETQSDNSRSLEVSASMGSLDVEEHIISGIDRANEAIHRLEKILMALPQERKAEVLHDLLAVYKNCRMLDRFLKTEFFHVDYFQGILCEKELDQANNSATAAQATPSDERLAQMDTAQTAIAAAAHQVAVSVSELVGPIDGRPLMSTGIKIELPTPGQTTSTPNKRKSSTHVDEVQCKKSSERINIDTTQQVELLSNIALSESETQLGYSELLNKFRKEYTDMIKNARASIAKAFEKRKVDKQNDSGVHSRTENSSSDFTMSNDAKDTGEEKEKFLENVQADVNIEFANTDSDICEVFCFLLQEQMAKCKEAILETFSKNKLREKDSDEQPASDAEECTEASEPAPGSNPERDEAMEEQPLNMNALSESLPALETPTACSSPSPTVELPAIPSKPCFTVLPNAPAAHSFIDNVIHPNSKSLYQRAVHREYAMLQASLPPGVSVRTYEDRMDLMSVMMVGPKRTPYENALFFFDFQMGADYPKSPPTCHYISYCTERLNPNLYEEGKVCVSLLGTWSGKDSEVWSPHSTMLQVLVSIQGLILVDEPYYNEAGYEKQRGTQLGNENSRVYNEMAIIKIAHSTVKQLQKPPLIFRKELIEHFTEFGNELHNRMLAWSEYSSEAQRLKITSIKDMPEHHLAPCEMPEFPLLPCSRGFCIAVKGVLETLKSELAALASKQSEPEAVATAPRAAPEEV from the exons ATGCTGAGTCAAGTTTCGGGTGCCGCACCCAGTAATGGCGGCACCCAACTGGAGCCTGGAGCGGTCACCACACCGCTACCAATCGCTTCAgaagctggtgctgctgcgcAACCAACGGCAAACAGCACGACAAAAGctgcagaaaaaaaacaagaggAGGGGGAAAATACATTGCGCCCAACAAACAGCCGCAAGTCAGGTGGCGGCTCAGTGATGTCAAGGAACTCGGCCGGCAATCGGGAGTTTCAGTTCTTTTTCGAGGATGAAGTATTTCGCATTGATCGCAAAGGGCGTGTCCGATTTGGCGTTATTACTGGCACAGCGGAAACATATTCCTCTGATGATGAAGAAGAGGATGCTAACGAAGCACTTGGCAAAGGGGACGTGCGTGTGGCCTTCTATCCAGATGGCAAGGAAACAGTGCGAGCTGAAAAATCG ATTGGTTTGGCGGATCGAACTCTTATGCCTGGAGATGTGGTGCGTCGACGGTTGCCAggccaaaaacaaatgagtGGCCAGGCAGGCTATGTGCGTGATGTAAGCGTACGCGCTGATGTCAAAGTGCTGGGCACTAAATATGTTATAAGAAATGTGCCCTCGGAACGATTGCGCCCCATTTCGGAATGGGTTCGTGATATTCCAGTTTGCCTAGGTAATTGGATTGGCTACACTGTCAACGTGGATGAAACTGCTGTATTAAG ATCCAACTATGGTGCTTTAGTTGAAATCTCATCGGTTGATTTTCACAAGTTTAAGGATGCCTTTGGACCCAGTGACCGCGAAGTGTTCAGTCCTAGCGTTTACTATCCCAATAATGTGGTTATTGGACGTTTGCCTCCATTGGACCGTGTAACAAATTTAACACCAGATTTACACTTGCCAACCAATCGCAAACGTCGCTCAATG TACACTGTGGAGTCTGTCAAAACTACGTCAGTAACTGTGGCCTGGACTTTCAAGACAACACCACAATTTGATTGTGGCCACGAGACGGATCCGCTAAAGCAACCAAAGAGCTGCATTAAGGGCGAAGAGTTGGCCAATGTGAAGCGTTTGAACATCTATGAATCGTATATGCTGCAGATTCACGATCGCTTCTACCTCAAGTATTCCAAATGCGATAGGCTTGTGAAGCAAACCGGCTGGGAGAATGAACAGG CCAAGCTTTACCAAGGTATATTCCTACGGCAGAAGAGTGATGGCGAGAATATTGAACAGTTAGTAAACTCTTCAGCACTGGCATCTTCGCCTGCGGTTCCCTCTAGCTCGCGCACATCTCATCTTGCTAAGCTGCGACGCATGAATGTTAAAAGCAGCTTGCAGCGCTTGAATCGTTCGCAAAGCGATAATGACTCCGCTAAAAAGCAGCGCACGAGTTACGATGATCCTGTGGACTCAATTGATGAGGATATCGAAGATGACTCGACACCGGAGGTTCATGATGTAGCCGAGTCTACTGAGTCGACTACCGAGTCTATTGGTACAGCGCCGACCAACACGGAGCAACCGAGCAGCGCTGTGAACTCCTATGCCTCACAGGCGGCGCGCATTGTGTTTCGAAATTTTAAGCGACGCCCCAACAAAAAGAAATCGCGTCCTAGCAAGAAGTCGTTGTTTCCCAAAAATGATAATGATCCCAAGGATGGCGATGAAATGGTAGTTGAGACACTGGTCGTGTATAGCACCCTGACGGTTGTTTGGCAGGATGGTACCGTAGAGAATAGCATACCTTCAACAGAGCTATATCCTATACATCATTTGGATAATCATGAATTCTTTCCCGGTGATTTTGTCAGCAAGGCCAATAATTATAGTCCCTCCCCGATGGACTACGGAGTCATTCAGTCTGTGGATCACGATGAGCGCATTGCCAAAGTCAAATGGTTCAACATTTACGGCAATATGAGTAATCCAgt TCCTTCGTGCAGGGAGACGGAAGAGCTTAGCGTTTACGATTTAAGAGACCATGCAGATTATCAATACCGTCCTGGTACTATGGTTATACGCGTGTCAAATTTCACGGGGGAGGATCTCAATTCGACGGCTGGACAAGTTATCGACAATTATCCCGATGGACGCGTGCGTGTTTGGTGGGCTAAAGGGCATATTACAATGTGCTATCCACAAGATCTGTTTGAGATACACCAAAGCGATCAGGAACACGATGGCTATGAAACAGAAGAGACAGATAATTCTTGGGAGACCCAATCAGATAATAGTCGCAGCCTAGAAGTGAGCGCCAGCATGGGTTCCCTTGATGTGGAGGAGCATATTATTTCAGGCATTGATCGCGCCAACGAGGCTATACATCGTCTTGAGAAAATATTAATGGCGCTACCGCAAGAGCGCAAAGCTGAAGTGCTCCACGATTTGCTGGcggtttataaaaattgtcgAATGCTCGATCGTTTCCTCAAAACAGAATTCTTTCACGTCGACTACTTCCAGGGCATATTGTGTGAAAAGGAGCTAGACCAGGCTAATAATAGTGCAACTGCTGCGCAGGCTACACCGTCAGATGAAAGGCTCGCACAAATGGATACAGCTCAGACTGCAATAGCTGCGGCCGCACATCAGGTGGCTGTCAGTGTTTCGGAGCTAGTTGGTCCCATAGATGGTAGACCCCTGATGAGTACTGGGATAAAAATTGAGTTACCAACGCCTGGACAGACTACATCGACGCCAAACAAGCGCAAGTCATCTACCCATGTGGACGAGGTGCAATGCAAGAAGAGCAGCGAGCGCATCAACATTGATACCACTCAACAGGTTGAACTGCTAAGCAATATAGCTCTCTCGGAAAGCGAGACACAGTTGGGCTACAGCGagttgcttaataaattcCGTAAGGAATATACCGATATGATAAAGAATGCGCGTGCTAGTATTGCCAAAGCGTTTGAGAAGCGCAAGGTAGATAAG CAAAACGATTCTGGCGTTCACTCGCGTACGGAGAATAGCTCTAGCGACTTCACGATGTCCAACGATGCCAAAGACACAGgcgaagagaaagagaaattCCTAGAGAATGTGCAAGCTGATGTCAACATTGAATTTGCCAATACTGATTCGGATATTTGTGAGGTGTTTTGCTTTCTGCTCCAAGAGCAAATGGCCAAGTGCAAGGAGGCCATTCTCGAGACTTTTAGCAAAAACAAGCTTCGAGAAAAGGACTCGGatgagcagccagccagcgatgCGGAGGAGTGCACTGAAGCTTCTGAGCCAGCACCTGGCAGCAACCCAGAGCGAGATGAGGCCATGGAGGAGCAACCGTTGAATATGAATGCACTCTCCGAATCGCTGCCAGCGCTCGAAACTCCAACAGCGTGCTCATCCCCATCGCCGACAGTGGAATTGCCAGCGATACCAAGCAAACCCTGCTTCACCGTGCTGCCCAATGCACCGGCTGCGCATTCTTTCATAGACAATGTCATACATCCAAACAGCAAGTCACTATATCAGCGTGCCGTGCATCGGGAATACGCCATGCTGCAGGCATCGCTACCGCCAGGCGTATCAGTGCGCACATATGAAGATCGCATGGATCTCATGTCCGTCATGATGGTAGGACCCAAGCGTACGCCCTATGAGAATGCGCTCTTCTTCTTTGACTTTCAAATGGGCGCCGATTATCCAAAGAGTCCGCCCACCTGTCATTACATAAGCTACTGCACAGAGCGCCTCAATCCGAATCTCTACGAAGAAGGCAAAGTATGTGTCTCACTATTGGGCACCTGGTCAGGCAAAGATAGCGAAGTATGGTCACCGCACAGCACCATGCTGCAGGTGCTCGTCTCTATACAGGGACTCATACTGGTCGATGAGCCCTACTATAACGAGGCGGGCTACGAAAAGCAGCGCGGCACGCAACTGGGCAACGAGAACTCGCGTGTTTACAATGAGATGGCCATCATTAAGATAGCACACTCAACTGTCAAGCAATTGCAGAAGCCTCCGCTCATCTTTCGCAAGGAACTAATAGAGCACTTTACCGAATTTGGCAATGAACTGCATAATCGCATGCTGGCCTGGTCCGAGTACTCCTCTGAAGCGCAACGACTCAAAATAACCAGCATCAAGG ATATGCCCGAGCACCATCTGGCGCCTTGCGAGATGCCTGAGTTTCCACTGTTGCCATGTAGTCGTGGCTTTTGCATTGCCGTCAAGGGTGTGCTGGAGACGCTTAAGAGCGAACTGGCTGCTCTGGCGAGCAAGCAAAGTGAGCCAGAGGCAGTTGCTACAGCGCCTCGTGCTGCACCCGAGGAAGTTTAA
- the LOC108602087 gene encoding outer dense fiber protein 3B, whose product MARRPLGPGPGAYLLPSTVGYEKHDARKERLPQYSFGTRTKMLGGGYGPGPGAYQVDKWTRYGKGGGLQYSMAPLTKVNEKRSGPGPGAHDVHLKPFFKGTEAPAYSMAPRNDFNFKKYGPGPSAYLFDISSIKPAAPAYSMGIQTKTSRKGDSPGPAAYGASDLNYKLTRAPEYSMRPRYNITKSNFGPGPIHYNLMYYRPGKTRPAYSFGVRHSPYAPPLIVRCDNM is encoded by the exons atggcGAGGCGACCGCTAG GCCCTGGTCCGGGAGCTTACCTCTTACCCTCAACGGTGGGCTATGAAAAGCACGATGCACGCAAGGAACGCTTGCCGCAATATTCCTTCGGCACTCGCACCAAGATGCTTGGCGGTGGCTACGGACCAGGGCCTGGTGCATATCAAGTCGACAAATGGACTCGCTATGGAAAAGGTGGTGGCCTGCAATATTCAATGGCTCCACTAACAAAAGTCAATG AAAAACGTAGTGGACCTGGACCTGGTGCTCACGATGTGCATCTTAAGCCCTTCTTTAAGGGCACTGAGGCGCCAGCTTACAGCATGGCACCGCGgaatgattttaatttcaaaaagtaTGGTCCGGGTCCAAGTGCCTACTTGTTTGATATCTCGTCGATTAAGCCAGCCGCACCCGCTTACAGCAT ggGTATTCAAACGAAAACGAGTCGTAAAGGTGACTCTCCAGGTCCGGCGGCATATGGCGCTTCAGACTTGAATTACAAACTAACTCGAGCGCCAGAATACTCGATGAGGCCCCGCTATAATATAACCAAAAGTAATTTTGGTCCTGGCCCAATTCACTATAATCTTATGTACTATCGTCCTGGCAAGACGCGGCCAGCTTATTCGTTCGGAGTACGCCACTCGCCGTACGCTCCACCATTAATCGTTAGATGTGACAATATGTAG